Proteins co-encoded in one Leptodactylus fuscus isolate aLepFus1 chromosome 4, aLepFus1.hap2, whole genome shotgun sequence genomic window:
- the MC4R gene encoding melanocortin receptor 4, with amino-acid sequence MNLTHHHLQQQHHRMHFIHFRNHSHGLHIGSKEIMEKSHQSEGCYEQLFVLPEVFVILGIVSLLENILVIVAISRNKNLHSPMYFFICSLAVADMLVSVSNGFETVVITLSSNTGRKAQHLIESIDNILDSIICSSFLASICSLLSIAVDRYFTIFYALQYHTIITVKRTVLIITCIWTSCSLSGILFILYYDSNVVIICLISIIFTMLALMVSLYVHMFMLARLHMKRIAVLSGTSTMRQGANMKGAITLTILLGVFVVCWAPFFLHLIFYISCPQNPYCVCFMSHFNVYLTLIMCNSVIDPLIYALRSQELRKTLKEMICCYFMGR; translated from the coding sequence ATGAATTTAACACATCACCATCTTCAGCAGCAGCACCACAGGATGCATTTCATTCACTTTCGAAATCACAGTCATGGATTGCACATTGGATCCAAAGAAATCATGGAAAAGAGCCATCAATCTGAAGGATGCTATGAACAGTTATTTGTCTTGCCTGAAGTCTTTGTGATCTTGGGAATTGTGAGCTTGCTAGAAAACATACTGGTCATAGTTGCAATATCTCGAAACAAAAACCTTCAttctccaatgtacttcttcatctgtAGCCTGGCAGTGGCAGATATGCTTGTgagtgtatctaatggctttgAAACTGTTGTTATCACTCTTTCAAGTAATACAGGTAGAAAAGCACAACACTTGATTGAGAGCATTGACAACATCTTGGATTCTATCATTTGCAGCTCCTTCCTCGCCTCTATTTGCAGTCTGCTGTCTATTGCAGTAGACAGGTACTTTACTATTTTTTATGCTCTTCAGTATCATACCATTATCACAGTCAAGAGAACGGTCCTCATTATAACTTGTATTTGGACATCATGCTCACTCTCGGGCATCTTATTTATTTTGTACTATGACAGTAATGTGGTCATTATTTGCCTGATCAGTATAATCTTCACCATGCTTGCTCTTATGGTCTCCCTGTATGTGCATATGTTCATGCTGGCCAGGCTGCATATGAAGAGAATTGCGGTTCTGTCAGGGACCAGCACCATGAGGCAAGGAGCAAATATGAAAGGAGCCATTACACTGACTATCTTACTTGGAGTTTTTGTTGTTTGCTGGGCTCCTTTCTTTCTGCATctcattttttacatttcttgtcCCCAGAACCCGTATTGTGTATGCTTCATGTCCCACTTTAATGTGTATCTTACTCTTATCATGTGCAATTCTGTTATTGATCCACTAATTTATGCTCTGCGAAGTCAGGAGTTAAGAAAAACGTTGAAGGAAATGATATGTTGTTATTTTATGGGAAGATGA